The genomic DNA CCCCCCACGGAaccccctcctccctgcaggtcGAGGGTCTGGCCGTGAGCAACCAGCAGTTTGCAGAGAGCATCAGTGAGCCGGGAAAAGCCTTCCTGGATGCTGAGTTCGATGGGATCCTGGGGCTGGCTTACCCCTCCCTGGCCGTGGATGGGGTCACCCCTGTCTTCGACAACATGATGGCCCAAAATTTGGTGGAGCTGCCCATTTTCTCTGTCTACATGAGCTCGTACGGACATGGCTTTGCTCTGGGATGTTGCTTGGAGTCTGGCATTGCTTtagggagcaggaggggctgctgaAATACAGATATTTTCCTGAGATCATGAAGGGGGGTTTGGTACCAGATTGAGCATCGCAGACCTCTGGCCTTGCAGCACTTGTGGGGAGAAAGTTGGGGTGAATTCATGCTAAATGGATAAAAATCCCTCAtgtctcctccttctcctcctcccaaaATTTGGTGGAGCTGCCCATTTTCTCCATCTACATGAGTTCATATGGACAGGGCTTTGCTCTGGGATGTTGCTTGGAGTCTGGCATTGCTTtagggagcaggaggggctgctgaAATACAGATATTTTACTGAGATAATGAAGGGGGGTTTGCTACCAGACTGAGCATTGCAGACCTCTGGCCTTGCAGCACTTGTGGGGAGAAAGTTGGGGTGAATTCATGCTAAATGGACAAAAATCCCTCATGTGTCCCCCTCCCTGCAGGAACCCTGACTCCCCCCAGGGAGGAGAGGTGCTTTTTGGGGGCTATGACACCTCCCGCTTCACGGGCACCCTGAACTGGGTGCCAGTCACCCAGCAGGGCTACTGGCAGATCCAGCTGGACAAGTGagtggtgctgggcagggagggagggcagggcagggcagggctggcagagcatgacaaatccctcctgctccttctcccctcTTCCAGCATCCAGCTGGGGGGGACAGTGACCTTCTGTGCCAACGGCTGCCAGGCCATCGTGGACACCGGGACGTCGCTCATCACGGGCCCCACCAAGGAGATCAAAAAACTGCAAAACCTCATTGGGGCTGTGTCTGTGGATGGAGAGGTGAGAGCCAGGGTGGGGACAAGAGGGGACAAAGGCTTGGGGACCCTTCCctgctggaagggaccctcctgggcagcccctgagcccccagTTCTGTTCCAGTACGCCGTGGAGTGCAGCAACCTCAATGTGATGCCTGACCTGACCTTCACCATCAATGGGCTGCCCTACACGCTCAGCGCCCAGGCTTACACCCTCGTGGTATGCCTGTGCCTcccccaaccccaaatcccagctgctccagtggCAAAGGTGGCCCAGCCCCAtgccaggagctggcagtgtgTCCCCAAGGGTGACAAACCCCGCCGGTTTGTGCTTTGCCACCGTTCCTGGGTGTTTCCATGTGCACGAGGTTCTCGGCTTCATCCCCAGCTTTGCACTTCTCCTCCCCCAGGAGTACGCTGATGGCACGGCCTTCTGCACCAGTGGCTTCCAGGGCAGCGACATCCCCCCTCCCACAGGACCCCTCTGGATTTTGGGAGATGTTTTCATCCGTCAGTTCTACTCCGTCTTCGACCGTGGGAATAACATGGTGGGGTTGGCCCCTGCTGTCCCTTAGGGCTGTGACATCCGTGGGGCAGGAGAGGAACGGGCCTTGGCAGGGCAGTGGATGTCACCATGTcctcctcagtgtccccagggggATGAGGACACCCAGGGATGCAGTGAAGAGTCCAGCAGAGGTTCAGTCCACACCAGGACACTGTGATAGAAAAATGTCTCGAGCAGCTCTGTGATCTGCTCTGCACATTCTCTCTTTTTGAATCCTGAGCCAATAAAAATGTCGATAAACCCAAACTTCTCATGCTTctgtcagcagcagcccagcagaaATCCTGCACGTCTCAAAGGGGGTTAAATCCTCCTTGcccatgtcctgctctcctccctgggtgatccatggcactgccagggctgcactccagcctggctggagctTCCCTGGGATTTCCACAGGGGCAGAAAGAAGGGGATGCTTGGCCCAGGTAGAGCAGAAACCCCTGGAGGTGACTGTggccatccctgagcatcccaggggcaggacaggggCTGAAGAGAGCACTGGGAATGCACCTTTCCTCAGCTGGGGCTGGTAAACAAGAAGGTAACAAGGAGACTGGAAAGACCCTGGGGCTCTTTCTGTGCCACAAAACTCCAGGAGCCACCGGTGATTTCCAGTGAAATTCGCTTTGATTCCCGTGGGGAACTCACAACACAATGTCCTTGGTGGGTCCTTGAAGCAAAAAGGgcaaagcagctgctgagccctgggctgggctggctcaaAGTGTGGGGGGCAtgggggggctgtggggggctgctggccctgggggtccccaggagTCACCGTGGCACACGTGACTTGCTGACGGGAGTGTGACAACGCACGAGTGGCAGTGGCTCACGAGTGATGCACCCTGAGGCAGCGAGAAGGGGAAGCACaaaaaaggttatttttatCCAGGCCTTTGCTCTGTGTTCCCCACTGACCCTGAAGCgaggctggcagtgccaaggctgggctgctggagtgcccatgtccctgcccagcctggtggctgctccatccctcccagagcagagcagtctTCAGGGCTGGGTCTGGGAGCTCTGGAATATTCAGATCTGGCTGTAAACTTTGTGGCTGAGCCTTGTGGTTTGCAATAAAGGGAGATATCTGCCTTACCCAGAGGCACTGATTGTGCCGCTGACCAGCGTGGGCTCTGTGACGTTTCCTGTGTTGACTTCACCCCTGCTGCAGTCCCAGAtaaggtgctggggctgctggacaAAGGTCTCCTGTCCCTCTTCCACCTTAACCCTTAGCACGCCAAAGTGCTGCTGGGCACaagcccaggggctgggggggagcACGACAGGGGccacccagtgtccccaaacAGCGGCtggcagtgagagctggccTGGCCTGGAGTTGCCCAGGACTGCTCTGGTGCTGtgtttttgggattttaggGCATTCCACGCCCTCTTGACAGGTTTAGAGCAGAAGTTGCTCAAACAAATACGAGCATCCCAATAAAGAGtgaccctgctgtccccaaggaGGCAGAACAGCACAGGGAACACTTGGGTGCCCTTtgcttccttccctttccctcacTCCCACggccctgcagggcacagcccgtCCTCTCCTTGTCCCCATAAGCCTTTCCCCCAGCTGTGTCAGCCCCAGACCGGGTTTCATCACTTTCCTCACAGTCACAGGCCACAAAACCCACGCCTTTTCCTCAGAACTGCTGATGTGGgggagcagccaggacaggaaTGAAGCTGTGGtcgctggagctgctgagcgACGCCTTGGCCATCACCTCTCCTCACCACTGCTCCCACTGCCCTTATCCAGGCAGAACCTCAGCCCAGCGGGGATTaggagagcaggagctttggGAAAATCCCTTTTCCTGTGAAATCAAACAAAAGCCAGAGATAAGTCTGATGTACCCTGGTGGGTACAGCCACCCTGGCTAAAAGCAGAAGTGGCCATGGGCATCAGCTGCAGTTTGGGATTGACCAcaaaccccagccccagcagcatgGAGAGGCTTCGATCATCTGATAGGGTGAGCAATCCCCCATCCCACCAGGGACACGcaagaggaacgagggcagaaGTCGCTGCGGGGGGAGGTTGAACAAGAAATTCTCTGTGCAGGAGCAAAGGTGAAGCAGGATGATGAAAAGGGGCTAAAAACGGGGATTAGgagagagctgctccagggaaatGTCAGCCTTTTACCCACCACTGGTGAGAACTGGCTCAGGTTCTCCTgcctcagcccagctcctcccagcGCCTGCCctctggggggaaaaacagatttttctggCCAGACAGGTCCCAGAATTACACCTGGAGAAGAGGGGGAGGAAGATTTGTCCTGCTGGGTGCAGTGATcctccctgagatcccatcaGGGTCtgcaagggggaaaaaaaaaaatctacaaaaatGCTGGAAGTGGAAAAGCAAAAGCCTTGGAGGGATCCCAAAACCTGAGCATGGGGACCACCATCAactggggagctgctggttCAGGATGAGGGAGGGTTCACAGATGGGGGACACCCCGC from Passer domesticus isolate bPasDom1 chromosome 25, bPasDom1.hap1, whole genome shotgun sequence includes the following:
- the CTSE gene encoding cathepsin E isoform X2 → MEYFGQISIGTPPQNFTVVFDTGSSNLWVPSVYCVSKACVGHTRFQPTQSSTYQVIGTPFSIQYGTGSLTGIIGSDQVAVEGLAVSNQQFAESISEPGKAFLDAEFDGILGLAYPSLAVDGVTPVFDNMMAQNLVELPIFSVYMSSNPDSPQGGEVLFGGYDTSRFTGTLNWVPVTQQGYWQIQLDNIQLGGTVTFCANGCQAIVDTGTSLITGPTKEIKKLQNLIGAVSVDGEYAVECSNLNVMPDLTFTINGLPYTLSAQAYTLVEYADGTAFCTSGFQGSDIPPPTGPLWILGDVFIRQFYSVFDRGNNMVGLAPAVP
- the CTSE gene encoding cathepsin E isoform X1, giving the protein MRRLLLLAALCLALASALKRVPLGRRRSLRKLLRERGQLSHLWRARDGPDASSEDCAAFSETSEPLINYLDMEYFGQISIGTPPQNFTVVFDTGSSNLWVPSVYCVSKACVGHTRFQPTQSSTYQVIGTPFSIQYGTGSLTGIIGSDQVAVEGLAVSNQQFAESISEPGKAFLDAEFDGILGLAYPSLAVDGVTPVFDNMMAQNLVELPIFSVYMSSNPDSPQGGEVLFGGYDTSRFTGTLNWVPVTQQGYWQIQLDNIQLGGTVTFCANGCQAIVDTGTSLITGPTKEIKKLQNLIGAVSVDGEYAVECSNLNVMPDLTFTINGLPYTLSAQAYTLVEYADGTAFCTSGFQGSDIPPPTGPLWILGDVFIRQFYSVFDRGNNMVGLAPAVP